In Pleurocapsa sp. PCC 7319, the following are encoded in one genomic region:
- the psaA gene encoding photosystem I core protein PsaA: MTISPQKEEAKVKVTVDVDPVPTSFEKWGKPGHFDRTLARGPKTTTWIWNLHADAHDFDSHTSDLEDISRKIFSAHFGHLAVVFVWLSGMYFHGARFSNYEAWLSDPTAIKPSAQVVWPIVGQGILNGDVGGGFHGIQITSGFFYLWRASGFTNSYQLYCTAIGGLVMAALMIFAGWFHYHKKAPKLEWFQNVESMMNHHLAGLLGLGSLGWAGHQIHVSLPINKLLDAGVAPADIPLPHEFILNGGSKMAELYPSFAEGLRPFFTLNWGVYSDFLTFKGGLNPVTGGLWLSDTAHHHLAIAVLFIIAGHMYRTNYGIGHSMKEILDGHQGDPLLFGGKGHQGLYEVLTTSWHAQLAVNLALLGSLTIIVAQHMYAMPPYPYQAIDYGTQISLFTHHMWIGGFLIVGAGAHGAIYMVRDYDPAKNVDNVIDRVLRVRDAIISHLNWVCIFLGFHSFGLYIHNDTMRALGRPQDMFSDTAIQLQPIFAQWIQNIHTLAPGNTAPTALEPVSHAFGGGVVAVGGKVAMMPIALGTADFMVHHIHAFTIHVTVLILLKGVLYARSSRLIPDKGNLGFRFPCDGPGRGGTCQVSGWDHVFLGLFWMYNSISVVIFHFSWKMQSDVWGTVSPDGTVSHITAGNFAQSAICINGWLRDFLWAQASQVINSYGSALSAYGIMFLAGHFIFAFSLMFLFSGRGYWQELIESIVWAHNKLKVAPAIQPRALSITQGRAVGVAHYLLGGIVTTWAFFLARTLSL; the protein is encoded by the coding sequence ATGACAATCAGTCCTCAAAAAGAAGAGGCGAAAGTCAAGGTAACAGTTGATGTAGATCCAGTTCCTACTTCTTTCGAGAAGTGGGGAAAGCCAGGTCACTTTGACCGAACTTTAGCCAGAGGTCCTAAGACTACCACCTGGATTTGGAATCTTCACGCTGATGCTCATGATTTTGACAGTCATACCAGTGACTTAGAAGATATTTCGCGAAAAATATTTAGCGCGCACTTTGGTCACCTAGCGGTGGTTTTTGTTTGGTTAAGCGGAATGTATTTCCACGGAGCCCGTTTTTCCAACTATGAAGCTTGGTTAAGTGATCCCACAGCGATCAAGCCTAGCGCGCAAGTAGTATGGCCAATCGTTGGTCAAGGAATTTTAAATGGCGATGTGGGCGGTGGCTTCCACGGAATTCAGATTACTTCTGGTTTCTTCTATTTGTGGAGAGCTTCTGGATTCACCAATAGTTACCAGCTATACTGCACTGCTATTGGTGGATTAGTGATGGCTGCCCTGATGATCTTTGCGGGTTGGTTCCACTACCACAAAAAAGCTCCTAAATTGGAATGGTTCCAGAACGTGGAATCAATGATGAACCACCATTTGGCTGGTTTATTAGGCTTAGGTTCTTTGGGTTGGGCTGGACACCAAATTCACGTATCATTGCCAATCAACAAACTTTTAGATGCAGGAGTAGCTCCAGCAGATATCCCTCTACCCCATGAATTTATTTTGAATGGTGGTAGTAAAATGGCTGAGCTATATCCTAGTTTTGCCGAAGGGTTAAGACCATTTTTCACCTTGAACTGGGGTGTATATTCTGACTTCTTGACCTTCAAAGGTGGTTTGAATCCAGTAACAGGTGGATTATGGTTGTCTGACACAGCTCACCATCACTTAGCGATCGCTGTACTGTTTATTATTGCTGGTCATATGTACCGTACCAACTACGGTATTGGTCACAGCATGAAAGAAATTCTTGACGGTCATCAAGGCGATCCTTTGCTGTTTGGTGGTAAAGGGCACCAAGGTCTTTATGAAGTTCTGACAACTTCTTGGCATGCTCAATTGGCAGTTAACCTGGCTCTGCTTGGTTCTCTGACAATTATTGTTGCCCAGCATATGTATGCGATGCCTCCTTATCCATATCAAGCGATTGACTATGGTACTCAAATATCGTTATTCACTCATCACATGTGGATTGGTGGATTTCTGATTGTTGGTGCTGGAGCGCACGGTGCTATCTATATGGTGCGTGACTATGACCCGGCAAAGAATGTTGATAATGTGATCGACCGTGTGCTTCGTGTTCGCGATGCGATTATCTCTCACCTGAACTGGGTATGTATATTCCTCGGCTTTCATAGCTTTGGATTGTATATCCATAACGACACCATGAGAGCTTTGGGTCGTCCCCAAGATATGTTCTCCGATACAGCAATTCAGCTACAGCCCATCTTTGCTCAGTGGATCCAAAATATCCATACTCTTGCTCCCGGCAATACTGCTCCAACAGCTTTAGAGCCAGTCAGCCATGCTTTTGGTGGTGGTGTAGTAGCGGTTGGAGGCAAGGTGGCAATGATGCCTATTGCTTTAGGTACTGCTGACTTTATGGTTCACCATATCCACGCATTTACAATCCATGTAACTGTATTAATTCTGTTGAAAGGTGTTCTCTACGCTCGTAGTTCTCGCCTTATTCCAGATAAAGGAAACCTCGGCTTCCGCTTCCCTTGCGATGGTCCTGGTCGTGGTGGTACTTGTCAAGTATCAGGCTGGGATCACGTATTCCTCGGCTTGTTCTGGATGTATAATTCCATCTCTGTGGTGATTTTCCACTTTAGTTGGAAGATGCAGTCGGATGTATGGGGAACAGTTTCTCCAGATGGTACGGTGTCCCATATAACTGCTGGTAACTTTGCCCAGAGTGCAATTTGTATCAATGGTTGGTTACGTGATTTCTTGTGGGCGCAAGCTTCTCAAGTAATTAATAGTTATGGTTCAGCCCTATCTGCTTACGGCATTATGTTCTTAGCCGGTCACTTTATCTTTGCGTTTAGCTTGATGTTCCTCTTCAGTGGACGTGGCTATTGGCAAGAACTTATTGAGTCAATTGTTTGGGCTCATAATAAGTTAAAAGTAGCTCCAGCTATTCAACCTCGTGCTTTAAGTATTACTCAAGGTCGCGCAGTGGGTGTAGCTCACTACCTTTTAGGAGGAATTGTTACCACTTGGGCATTCTTCTTAGCAAGGACGCTTTCGTTGTAG
- the psaB gene encoding photosystem I core protein PsaB encodes MATKFPKFSQDLAQDPTTRRIWYGIATAHDFELHDGMTEENLYQKIFASHFGHIAIIFLWTSGTLFHVAWQGNFEQWIKDPLNISPIAHAIWDPHFGKGAIDAFTQGGASSPVNIAYSGVYHWFYTIGMTTNQELYQGSIFLLILSSLFLFAGWLHLQPKFRPSLAWFKNAESRLNHHLAGLFGVSSLAWTGHLVHVAIPESRGQHVGWDNFLSTPPHPAGLGPFFSLNWGVYAQNPDTAGHVFGTSEGAGTAILTFLGGFHPQTESLWLTDIAHHHLAIAVIFIIAGHMYRTNFGIGHDMKTIMAAHRPPEGTPFGGMLGEGHKGIYDTYNNSLHFQLGWHLACLGVITSLVAQHMYSMPSYAFIAKSYTTQAALYTHHQYIAGFLMVGAFAHGAIFLVRDYDPEANKNNVLYRVLEHKEAIISHLSWVSLFLGFHTLSLYVHNDVVVAFGTPEKQILIEPVFAQWIQAAHGKVLYGFDTLLSNPDSLAATAWPNHGAVWLSGWLDAINSGTNSLFLTIGPGDFLVHHAIALGLHTTVLILVKGALDARGSKLMPDKKDFGFAFPCDGPGRGGTCDISAWDAFYLAMFWMLNTLGWLTFYWHWKHLGIWQGNVATFNENSTYLMGWFRDYLWANSAQLINGYNPYGVNNLSVWAWMFLFGHLVWATGFMFLISWRGYWQELIETIVWAHERTPLANLVRWKDKPVALSIVQARVVGLAHFTVGYILTYAAFLIASTAGKFG; translated from the coding sequence ATGGCAACTAAATTCCCGAAATTTAGCCAGGATCTCGCACAAGATCCGACTACTCGTCGGATTTGGTACGGAATTGCCACTGCTCATGACTTTGAGCTGCATGATGGTATGACTGAAGAAAATCTGTATCAAAAGATTTTCGCCTCTCATTTTGGTCATATAGCAATCATCTTTTTGTGGACTTCTGGTACCCTGTTCCACGTAGCTTGGCAAGGTAACTTTGAACAGTGGATAAAAGATCCTTTAAACATAAGCCCAATCGCACATGCGATTTGGGATCCCCACTTTGGTAAAGGTGCGATCGATGCTTTTACTCAGGGTGGTGCTTCTAGCCCCGTAAATATTGCCTACTCTGGGGTATACCATTGGTTTTATACCATTGGGATGACAACCAACCAAGAGCTTTACCAAGGATCGATCTTCTTATTGATTCTTTCCTCTCTATTTTTGTTTGCTGGTTGGTTACACTTGCAACCTAAGTTCCGTCCTAGCTTGGCTTGGTTTAAGAATGCTGAGTCTCGTCTCAATCACCATTTAGCTGGCTTGTTTGGGGTTAGTTCATTGGCTTGGACTGGACACCTAGTTCATGTTGCTATCCCCGAATCTCGTGGACAGCATGTAGGTTGGGATAACTTCCTGTCTACTCCTCCCCATCCCGCAGGTTTAGGACCTTTCTTTAGCCTTAACTGGGGTGTTTATGCTCAGAATCCTGATACTGCTGGTCATGTATTTGGTACTTCTGAGGGAGCAGGAACAGCTATCTTGACTTTCCTAGGCGGTTTCCATCCTCAAACTGAGTCTCTCTGGCTGACAGATATTGCTCATCACCACTTAGCGATCGCCGTAATCTTTATCATTGCTGGTCATATGTACCGTACTAACTTCGGTATTGGTCACGATATGAAAACGATTATGGCAGCTCACAGACCTCCTGAAGGTACTCCCTTTGGTGGAATGTTAGGTGAAGGTCATAAAGGAATATATGACACTTATAACAATTCTCTGCACTTCCAATTAGGTTGGCACTTGGCTTGTTTAGGTGTAATTACCTCCTTAGTGGCTCAGCATATGTATTCGATGCCTTCTTATGCGTTTATTGCTAAGAGCTATACGACTCAAGCTGCTCTGTATACCCATCACCAATATATTGCTGGGTTCCTGATGGTCGGTGCGTTTGCTCACGGTGCAATCTTCCTCGTAAGAGATTACGACCCTGAAGCTAATAAAAATAACGTATTGTATCGGGTACTAGAACACAAAGAAGCGATTATTTCCCACTTAAGTTGGGTTTCACTCTTCCTAGGTTTCCATACCTTGAGTCTGTATGTTCACAATGATGTAGTAGTTGCTTTTGGTACTCCTGAAAAGCAAATTCTCATCGAACCAGTTTTTGCTCAATGGATTCAGGCAGCTCACGGTAAAGTGCTATATGGATTTGATACTTTGCTTTCCAATCCTGACAGTCTAGCTGCAACTGCTTGGCCAAATCACGGTGCAGTTTGGCTTTCTGGATGGTTAGATGCGATTAATAGTGGTACTAATTCCCTCTTCTTGACCATTGGTCCTGGCGACTTTTTGGTTCACCATGCGATCGCTCTAGGTTTACATACCACAGTTCTTATCCTAGTTAAGGGTGCTTTAGATGCTCGTGGTTCAAAACTAATGCCCGACAAGAAAGACTTCGGTTTTGCCTTCCCTTGTGATGGTCCTGGCCGTGGCGGTACTTGTGATATCTCTGCATGGGATGCCTTTTACCTTGCCATGTTCTGGATGCTCAACACCCTGGGATGGTTGACGTTCTACTGGCATTGGAAACATCTTGGTATATGGCAGGGTAACGTTGCTACGTTCAACGAAAACTCTACTTACTTGATGGGTTGGTTCCGGGATTATCTCTGGGCAAACTCTGCTCAACTAATCAATGGTTACAACCCCTACGGTGTAAACAACCTTTCTGTTTGGGCCTGGATGTTCCTCTTCGGACACCTAGTTTGGGCAACTGGTTTCATGTTCCTCATCTCTTGGCGTGGTTATTGGCAAGAGTTGATCGAAACTATTGTTTGGGCGCACGAGCGTACTCCTCTAGCTAACTTAGTTCGCTGGAAAGACAAGCCGGTTGCTCTTTCAATCGTTCAAGCTCGTGTAGTTGGTTTAGCTCACTTTACAGTTGGCTATATTCTGACCTATGCGGCGTTCTTAATTGCTTCTACTGCTGGTAAGTTTGGCTAG
- a CDS encoding HPP family protein, which yields MNNTQIENSAEQGPSVPDATDLIESHQVEQKLELYEDIFKHQQEQIDLLTRELERLKNSPSKTKFSQKSWKSLWRRLTQYFASIHGSSTYQPRFSLAQIVFSYLGSFIGIGALAYLSIVSDYPLIAAPFGAAAVLVFAVPNSPLAQPRNLIFGNLIGGIVSILMVYLFGSEAWVMALSVATAIKVMQLTKTLHPPGGAVALVGVMSEADLSFLLTPVLAGSIILLFCTLGFNNLMPERSYPRHWL from the coding sequence ATGAATAATACTCAAATTGAAAATTCCGCAGAACAGGGGCCGTCAGTACCTGATGCGACCGATTTAATAGAATCGCACCAAGTGGAACAAAAACTAGAATTATACGAAGATATATTTAAGCATCAGCAGGAACAAATAGATTTATTAACCAGAGAATTAGAACGGCTTAAAAATTCTCCTAGCAAAACTAAATTTAGTCAGAAAAGTTGGAAAAGTCTCTGGCGGAGATTAACCCAATATTTTGCCAGTATTCATGGAAGCTCTACTTATCAACCTCGGTTTTCACTTGCTCAAATTGTATTTTCATATCTAGGTAGTTTTATTGGGATTGGTGCATTAGCATATCTTAGTATTGTTTCCGACTATCCTTTAATTGCTGCTCCTTTTGGAGCTGCTGCTGTTTTGGTATTTGCAGTTCCCAATAGTCCTTTAGCTCAACCGCGAAATTTGATCTTTGGCAATTTGATTGGTGGAATTGTCAGTATACTGATGGTCTATCTTTTTGGTTCAGAAGCTTGGGTGATGGCTTTATCAGTGGCGACCGCAATTAAAGTGATGCAGTTAACTAAAACTTTACATCCTCCTGGAGGTGCTGTAGCTTTAGTAGGAGTGATGAGCGAGGCTGATTTGAGTTTTTTATTGACCCCAGTGTTGGCCGGTTCAATTATTTTGTTATTTTGCACCTTAGGTTTCAATAATCTCATGCCAGAGCGTTCTTATCCTCGCCATTGGTTATAA